The Methylomonas koyamae genome has a segment encoding these proteins:
- a CDS encoding TonB-dependent receptor codes for MSDTKQLRTKSGNAKWRLGALLPLGAALSGMALAAPPAEQAADPDQEVVLDDVKVKANRDKPVNRFKADTSTTGSKTEMAIRDIPQSISVVKEELIESQNAFNLRDALRNVSGLTIAAGEGGRTGDSITLRGFSANSDQYLDGVKDNGQYARDTFFIERAEVLKGASSILFGRGATGGVINQVFKKPTGKTGITGNFTYGLYDFKRTTIDAETKYQDFGARLNVLYQDADSFRDYNYTNRWGIAPSFKWDITADTDLTLNLLHQQEDGVFDYGVPMYNGRPADVPINTFYGYYDNRMMDTDVNVATVALTHRFNQDFSVKNTVRYGDYERKYLTHLYSGAAALSGVNAGTINRSQALRLNTQENVYNQTDFVYKKPLFGHVNTLMFGSEFGWEEYDFKSKNSTGLSRVSVFDPRITASTSGLAYDFSGVLATNRLTRAQTYAGYLMDQFEITPEWKILGGTRYDVFEAQQIDRISTGNFDSSVSQWSPRGGIIWQPSKEQSYYFSYGKSFNPSAESLSLSANNANLPPEQNHNYEIGAKWDLFDGKLSATAAIFRLEKTNARTTSPLDPNLQILAGEQRTDGFELGLAGEIMPNWDASITYAHLDAEITKSTSTATGSVSGAVKSFLGMTPVNVPEDSGVAWTTYHLTDHWEIGGGVFYASHRYADNVNEAVLPGYARLDAVVAYHQKHYDVQLNVFNLTDTVYYESGQQNSALPGSPVSGQLTVSFKY; via the coding sequence ATGTCCGACACCAAACAACTCCGTACTAAATCCGGCAACGCCAAGTGGCGGCTGGGCGCCTTATTGCCGCTTGGCGCAGCCTTGAGCGGCATGGCTTTAGCCGCGCCGCCGGCCGAGCAAGCCGCCGATCCCGACCAAGAAGTGGTGCTGGACGACGTTAAGGTCAAAGCCAACCGCGACAAACCGGTCAACCGGTTCAAGGCCGACACCTCGACCACCGGCAGTAAAACCGAAATGGCGATTCGCGACATTCCGCAATCGATCAGCGTGGTCAAGGAAGAATTGATCGAATCGCAAAACGCCTTTAATTTGCGCGACGCTTTGCGCAACGTCAGCGGCCTGACCATCGCCGCCGGCGAAGGCGGCCGTACCGGCGACTCGATCACGCTGCGCGGTTTTTCCGCCAACTCCGACCAATATCTGGACGGGGTCAAGGACAACGGCCAGTATGCCCGCGATACGTTTTTCATAGAACGCGCCGAAGTGCTGAAGGGCGCATCGTCGATTCTGTTCGGCCGCGGCGCCACCGGCGGCGTGATCAACCAGGTGTTCAAAAAGCCCACGGGCAAAACCGGCATCACCGGTAACTTTACCTACGGCCTGTACGACTTCAAACGCACCACCATCGACGCCGAAACCAAATACCAGGATTTTGGCGCACGTTTGAATGTGCTGTACCAGGATGCCGATTCGTTCCGCGACTACAACTACACCAACCGCTGGGGCATCGCGCCGTCGTTCAAATGGGATATTACGGCCGACACCGACTTGACCTTGAATCTGTTGCACCAACAGGAAGACGGCGTCTTCGACTACGGCGTACCGATGTATAACGGCCGACCGGCCGACGTGCCGATCAATACCTTCTACGGTTATTACGACAACCGGATGATGGACACTGACGTCAACGTCGCCACCGTCGCCCTGACCCACCGCTTCAACCAGGATTTTTCGGTGAAAAACACTGTGCGTTACGGCGACTACGAGCGTAAATACCTGACTCATCTCTATTCGGGAGCCGCGGCGCTTTCCGGCGTCAATGCCGGCACCATCAACCGCAGCCAGGCCTTGCGGCTGAACACGCAGGAAAACGTCTATAACCAGACCGACTTCGTGTACAAGAAACCGCTGTTCGGCCACGTCAATACCTTGATGTTCGGCAGCGAATTCGGTTGGGAAGAGTACGACTTCAAATCCAAAAACTCGACCGGCTTGAGCCGAGTCTCGGTGTTCGATCCGCGCATCACGGCCAGCACCAGCGGCCTGGCTTACGACTTCAGCGGCGTTTTGGCCACCAACCGCTTGACTCGGGCTCAAACCTACGCCGGCTATTTGATGGACCAATTCGAAATCACGCCGGAATGGAAAATCCTCGGTGGCACTCGTTACGACGTATTCGAAGCCCAGCAAATCGACCGGATCAGCACCGGCAATTTCGATTCCAGCGTCTCGCAATGGAGCCCGCGCGGCGGCATTATCTGGCAACCCAGCAAGGAGCAGTCTTACTACTTCAGCTACGGCAAATCCTTCAATCCGTCGGCGGAAAGCCTGAGTTTGTCGGCCAACAACGCCAACCTGCCGCCCGAGCAAAACCACAATTACGAGATCGGTGCCAAGTGGGATTTGTTCGACGGCAAACTGTCGGCCACCGCCGCGATATTCCGCCTGGAAAAAACCAACGCCCGCACCACGTCGCCGCTAGACCCAAATTTGCAAATTTTGGCCGGCGAGCAACGCACCGACGGCTTCGAGCTGGGCTTGGCCGGAGAAATCATGCCGAACTGGGATGCATCGATCACCTATGCCCACCTCGATGCGGAAATTACCAAATCAACGTCAACGGCCACCGGCTCGGTCAGCGGCGCGGTCAAATCCTTTCTGGGCATGACGCCGGTCAACGTGCCGGAGGATAGCGGCGTGGCCTGGACCACTTACCATTTAACCGACCATTGGGAAATCGGCGGCGGCGTGTTTTACGCCAGCCACCGTTACGCCGACAACGTCAACGAAGCCGTGCTGCCCGGCTATGCCCGGTTGGACGCAGTGGTGGCTTACCACCAGAAGCATTACGATGTGCAACTGAACGTGTTCAACCTGACCGATACGGTGTATTACGAGTCGGGCCAGCAAAACTCGGCTCTGCCGGGTAGCCCGGTGTCCGGCCAATTGACCGTCAGTTTCAAATATTAA
- a CDS encoding heme ABC transporter ATP-binding protein, giving the protein MLQAIALTLRAGAKTLLDDVTLELLPGEVLAVAGPNGAGKSSLLRALSGELVPFAGQVLMNGRPLAEWPPQQAALLRGVLPQSAGLAFRFTVRDVALMGRSPQRKTHNAAQNRAIAEQALAMTDTGHLAERIYTTLSGGERQRVQLARVLAQIWEPQDPLHRYLLLDEPTSALDLAHQHAVLAIARRFADEQQAGVLAVLHDLNLAALYADRIALLHQGRLAAIGTPAQTLNSELIRQVFAYPVSIASHPQIPAAPLVIPRRQVAPGLAG; this is encoded by the coding sequence ATGCTGCAAGCCATAGCCCTGACCCTGCGCGCCGGCGCGAAAACCTTGCTGGACGACGTGACGCTGGAACTGCTCCCCGGCGAAGTGCTGGCCGTGGCCGGCCCGAACGGCGCCGGCAAATCCAGCCTGCTGCGGGCCTTGAGCGGCGAGCTGGTGCCGTTCGCCGGCCAAGTATTGATGAACGGCCGGCCGCTGGCGGAATGGCCGCCGCAACAGGCGGCCTTGCTGCGCGGCGTGTTGCCGCAAAGTGCCGGACTGGCCTTCCGCTTCACGGTGCGCGACGTGGCGCTGATGGGCCGCAGCCCGCAACGCAAAACCCACAACGCCGCGCAAAACCGGGCCATCGCCGAACAGGCGCTGGCGATGACCGATACCGGCCATCTGGCCGAGCGCATCTACACCACGCTGTCCGGCGGCGAACGCCAACGGGTGCAACTGGCGCGGGTGCTGGCGCAAATATGGGAGCCGCAAGACCCGCTGCACCGCTATTTATTGCTGGACGAACCCACCTCGGCGCTGGACCTGGCCCACCAGCACGCGGTGTTGGCCATCGCCCGCCGCTTCGCCGACGAACAACAGGCCGGGGTGCTGGCGGTATTGCACGACCTGAACCTGGCCGCGCTGTACGCCGACCGCATCGCCCTGTTGCACCAAGGCCGGCTGGCCGCCATCGGCACGCCCGCGCAAACCCTGAACAGCGAGCTGATCCGGCAAGTATTCGCTTACCCGGTCAGCATCGCCAGCCATCCGCAAATCCCGGCGGCGCCGTTGGTGATTCCGCGGCGGCAAGTGGCGCCGGGCTTGGCGGGATAA
- a CDS encoding FecCD family ABC transporter permease has product MTVHAATATAGPRLRLKPTLTRAGLCWLLALLLAVAALAALGSGAVAISAGQAAAIVADRFGIALPWTFGADQQTVLLAIRAPRLVLGLLVGGALAASGAAMQGLFRNPLSDPVLIGVSSGAALAAVAVIVLRDSLFGAVAGAFGAYLSPVAAIAGGFGVSWLVYRLADSGERLDVASLLLSGIAINALAGSATGLLVYLADDDQLRSLTFWSLGSLNGAGWDGVAIGAPFLLANLLLLPWLADALNALLLGEAEAGHLGFPVERIKTGVVALVALGVGAAVALSGVIGFVGLVVPHLLRLALGPDHRWLLPASALLGALLLICADYLARTLAAPAEIPIGIVTGLLGSPFFLWLLFRQKLMGH; this is encoded by the coding sequence ATGACCGTCCATGCCGCGACCGCGACAGCCGGACCGCGTCTTCGGCTAAAACCGACCTTGACTCGCGCCGGCCTTTGCTGGCTACTGGCACTGCTGCTGGCCGTCGCCGCCTTGGCCGCGCTGGGCAGCGGCGCAGTCGCAATCTCGGCCGGCCAAGCCGCCGCCATCGTCGCCGACCGCTTCGGTATCGCCCTACCCTGGACCTTCGGCGCCGACCAGCAAACGGTGTTGCTGGCGATCCGCGCGCCGCGCCTGGTGCTGGGCTTATTGGTCGGCGGCGCCTTGGCCGCATCCGGTGCGGCGATGCAGGGCTTGTTCCGCAATCCGCTGTCCGATCCGGTCTTGATCGGCGTTTCCAGCGGCGCGGCACTGGCCGCGGTGGCGGTCATCGTGTTGCGCGACAGCCTGTTCGGCGCCGTGGCCGGCGCGTTCGGTGCCTATTTATCGCCGGTCGCGGCCATCGCCGGCGGTTTTGGGGTCAGTTGGCTGGTGTACCGGCTGGCCGACAGCGGCGAGCGGCTGGACGTGGCCTCGCTGCTGTTGTCCGGCATCGCGATCAACGCGCTGGCCGGCTCGGCCACCGGCTTGCTGGTGTATCTGGCCGACGACGACCAGTTGCGCAGCTTGACCTTCTGGAGCCTGGGCAGCCTGAACGGCGCCGGCTGGGACGGGGTCGCCATCGGCGCGCCGTTTTTACTCGCCAATCTGCTGCTGTTGCCGTGGTTGGCCGATGCCTTGAACGCCTTGCTGCTCGGCGAGGCCGAAGCCGGCCACCTGGGTTTTCCGGTGGAACGCATCAAAACCGGCGTGGTGGCCCTGGTCGCGCTCGGTGTCGGCGCGGCGGTGGCCTTGTCCGGTGTGATCGGCTTCGTCGGCCTGGTGGTGCCGCACCTATTGCGGCTGGCGCTGGGGCCGGACCACCGCTGGCTGTTGCCGGCGTCGGCGCTGCTCGGCGCCTTATTGCTGATCTGCGCCGATTATCTGGCACGCACTTTGGCGGCACCGGCCGAAATCCCAATCGGCATCGTCACCGGCCTGCTCGGCAGTCCGTTTTTTCTGTGGCTGCTGTTCCGCCAAAAACTAATGGGCCATTGA
- a CDS encoding heme/hemin ABC transporter substrate-binding protein: MHKLVRAASVALLCLSATAPANAGPNRIVSVGGALTEIVYALDGAERLVGVDSTSLTPAAAKALPQVGYMRTLSAEGVLSLRPDLLLASAHAGPPAVLEQLRAAGVRIETLAEDYSAAGIAAKIGAIATLLDKPEQGRSLVKQVQADFERLAQWRAQRGDQPKVLFLMAVAHGAPLASGHGTAADAVLTLAGATNAVGELQGNKPIGTEAMVAAAPDVILLTDVAANAIGGLEAFYRQPGIAQTPAGRQRKVFIVDTLALLGFGLHSGQAVLELAKQLHGEPAVAADAGAGR; this comes from the coding sequence ATGCATAAACTTGTCAGAGCCGCATCCGTTGCGCTCCTCTGCCTTTCGGCGACCGCGCCGGCCAATGCCGGGCCAAACCGCATCGTCTCGGTCGGCGGCGCGCTGACCGAAATCGTCTACGCACTGGACGGCGCCGAGCGCCTGGTCGGCGTCGACAGCACCAGCCTGACGCCGGCCGCCGCCAAGGCGTTGCCGCAAGTCGGCTACATGCGCACCTTATCCGCCGAAGGCGTGCTGTCGCTGCGCCCGGACCTGCTGCTGGCCAGCGCCCACGCCGGGCCACCGGCGGTGCTGGAGCAATTGCGCGCGGCCGGCGTGCGCATCGAAACGCTGGCCGAGGATTATTCCGCCGCCGGCATTGCCGCCAAAATCGGCGCCATCGCCACCTTGCTGGATAAACCCGAGCAAGGCCGGTCGCTGGTCAAGCAGGTGCAAGCCGACTTCGAGCGATTGGCGCAGTGGCGCGCGCAACGCGGCGATCAGCCCAAGGTGCTGTTTTTGATGGCGGTCGCTCACGGCGCGCCGCTGGCGTCCGGACATGGCACCGCCGCCGACGCGGTGTTAACGCTGGCCGGCGCCACCAACGCCGTCGGCGAGTTGCAAGGCAACAAACCGATAGGCACGGAAGCGATGGTCGCCGCCGCGCCGGACGTGATTCTGTTAACCGACGTGGCCGCCAACGCCATCGGCGGCCTGGAGGCGTTCTACCGACAACCCGGCATCGCCCAAACCCCAGCCGGCCGGCAGCGTAAAGTCTTTATCGTCGATACCCTGGCTTTGCTCGGCTTTGGTTTGCACAGCGGCCAGGCCGTGCTGGAACTGGCCAAACAACTGCACGGCGAGCCGGCTGTCGCTGCCGACGCCGGAGCCGGCCGATGA
- a CDS encoding IS5 family transposase, whose translation MRGHDAIQNSWFSYVSLEDRIPKQHPLRRLRLLVDGVLASMDAVFAECYSHTGRPSIAPEKLLRALLLQVLYTVRSERQLMEQLDYNLLFRWFVGLGIDDAVWERSVFSANRERLLSEALSREFFERVLAIAEWQNLVSDEHFSVDGSLIEAWASHKSFVKKDGSGPDKPAGRNPEVDFSGEKRSNATHQSTTDPEARLYKKGEYTEAKLRYITHALSENRNGLIVDVETTQATGTAEIEAAQTMIKRRVPKGGSVGADKGYDQPAFVNKLKTQDIKAHVARKKTGSAVDGRTARGKAYAQSLKRRKIVEEAFGWIKTVGGLRKTRHIGLAKVAGQALFCFAAYNLTRLLNLLVFTPKPAWSAPT comes from the coding sequence ATGCGCGGACACGATGCCATTCAAAATAGCTGGTTCAGCTACGTTAGCCTGGAAGACCGTATTCCCAAACAGCATCCGTTGCGTCGTTTACGGCTACTCGTCGATGGCGTATTGGCCTCTATGGATGCGGTCTTTGCCGAATGCTACTCCCATACTGGCCGCCCGTCGATTGCGCCCGAAAAACTGCTGCGCGCCTTGCTATTGCAAGTGCTGTACACCGTTCGTAGCGAACGCCAGTTGATGGAACAGCTGGACTACAACCTGCTGTTTCGCTGGTTTGTCGGTTTGGGTATCGACGATGCTGTCTGGGAACGCAGCGTGTTCAGCGCCAACCGCGAGCGCCTGCTGTCCGAAGCACTGAGTCGCGAGTTTTTTGAGCGGGTCTTGGCCATTGCCGAATGGCAAAACCTGGTGTCCGACGAACACTTCAGTGTCGACGGCAGCCTGATCGAAGCCTGGGCCTCGCACAAAAGCTTCGTGAAGAAAGACGGCAGCGGTCCTGATAAACCCGCCGGCCGCAATCCCGAGGTCGACTTCAGCGGCGAAAAGCGCAGCAATGCCACGCATCAGAGCACGACAGACCCCGAAGCGCGGCTTTACAAGAAAGGCGAATACACCGAGGCCAAACTGCGTTACATCACCCATGCCCTATCCGAGAATCGTAACGGCCTGATTGTCGATGTCGAAACCACCCAAGCCACCGGCACCGCTGAAATCGAAGCCGCGCAAACAATGATCAAACGCCGTGTTCCCAAAGGCGGCAGCGTCGGTGCCGACAAAGGCTATGACCAACCGGCGTTCGTCAACAAACTCAAGACGCAAGACATCAAAGCCCATGTTGCTCGCAAAAAGACCGGCAGTGCCGTCGATGGCCGCACCGCGCGCGGCAAAGCGTACGCTCAAAGCCTCAAGCGCCGCAAAATCGTCGAAGAAGCCTTCGGCTGGATCAAGACCGTCGGGGGCCTGCGTAAAACCCGCCACATCGGCTTAGCCAAAGTCGCAGGTCAGGCCTTGTTTTGCTTTGCCGCCTACAACCTGACGCGCTTGCTCAACCTATTGGTGTTCACGCCGAAACCGGCGTGGAGTGCGCCCACCTAG
- a CDS encoding HugZ family protein: MNDKTIDLEQIRQSYSALAQSFSSVLLATVSADGEPEASYAAYLRHDGDYYIYVSELSAHTRNLLDNGKVCLLFVEDETKAAHLFARQRVTYHCTAGEVERDTEAFAYIMALFEEKFGAFMKQLQNMQDFHLFCIRPQRGSFVQGFAKAFSIEGDDLGQIRHVNDVGHKAREPAEAPA, translated from the coding sequence ATGAACGACAAAACCATAGACCTCGAACAAATCCGCCAAAGTTACAGTGCATTGGCGCAAAGCTTCTCTTCGGTATTGCTGGCCACCGTCAGCGCCGACGGCGAGCCGGAAGCCAGCTACGCTGCCTATCTGCGGCATGACGGCGACTATTACATTTATGTCAGCGAATTGTCGGCCCACACTCGCAATCTGCTCGACAACGGCAAGGTCTGTCTGCTGTTCGTCGAAGACGAAACCAAGGCCGCGCATTTGTTCGCCCGCCAGCGCGTGACCTACCACTGTACAGCCGGCGAAGTCGAGCGCGATACCGAAGCGTTCGCCTACATCATGGCTTTGTTCGAGGAAAAATTCGGCGCATTCATGAAACAGTTACAAAACATGCAGGACTTTCATCTGTTCTGTATCCGTCCGCAACGCGGCAGTTTCGTGCAGGGTTTTGCCAAGGCATTTTCGATAGAAGGCGACGATTTGGGGCAAATCCGTCACGTCAACGATGTCGGCCATAAGGCCCGCGAACCCGCCGAAGCGCCGGCGTAA
- a CDS encoding ChuX/HutX family heme-like substrate-binding protein, whose amino-acid sequence MMLNTTTTQNATAAYDLKLAWRDLLADHPHLRPRDAASALGVSEAELVATGCGDNAIRLRPDWPALIDAVGTLGPVMALTRNDVAVHEKTGLYERLHLCGELLLVSGHNIELCLLTGRWHSGYATTEQSRIGPRRSLQFFDADGEAVHKIYLTEHSDAERFRRLAEAFAAADQTPAADIPYAEPAGFDWAAAQGLPDLWQRLAPLCTGKPLAAAGFVSGHQFRELMQQLARMALPLQILTANAGALQLHTGPVQNLRITDPWFNVLDQGFNLHLNEKGVAEAAIVHTSYGRHTLRGLQLRDRPGQTVAAVFGDYDPADGESLLWREFIDALPGNRIFN is encoded by the coding sequence ATGATGTTGAATACGACCACAACCCAAAACGCAACCGCCGCCTACGACCTGAAATTGGCTTGGCGCGACTTGTTAGCCGACCACCCGCACCTGCGGCCGCGCGACGCGGCGAGTGCCCTGGGCGTCAGCGAAGCCGAACTGGTGGCGACCGGCTGCGGCGATAACGCGATCAGGCTGCGTCCCGACTGGCCGGCGTTGATCGACGCGGTCGGCACGCTCGGACCGGTCATGGCTTTGACCCGCAACGACGTTGCCGTGCACGAAAAAACCGGCTTATACGAGCGTCTGCACCTGTGCGGCGAGCTGCTGCTGGTGTCCGGGCATAACATCGAGCTGTGCCTGCTGACCGGCCGCTGGCATTCCGGCTATGCCACCACCGAGCAAAGCCGGATCGGTCCGCGCCGGAGCCTGCAATTCTTCGACGCCGACGGCGAAGCCGTCCACAAAATCTACCTGACCGAGCACTCGGATGCGGAACGTTTCCGGCGGCTGGCCGAGGCATTTGCCGCCGCCGACCAAACGCCGGCCGCCGATATCCCTTACGCCGAACCGGCCGGTTTCGATTGGGCTGCGGCTCAGGGGCTACCCGATTTGTGGCAGCGTCTGGCGCCGCTCTGCACCGGCAAACCGCTAGCGGCTGCCGGCTTCGTTTCCGGGCACCAGTTCCGGGAGCTGATGCAGCAACTGGCGCGGATGGCCTTACCGTTGCAAATCCTGACCGCCAACGCCGGCGCGCTGCAATTGCACACCGGTCCGGTGCAGAACCTGCGGATTACCGACCCCTGGTTCAACGTACTGGACCAGGGTTTCAATCTGCATCTGAACGAAAAAGGCGTGGCCGAGGCCGCCATCGTCCACACCAGCTACGGCCGGCACACGCTGCGCGGCTTGCAGTTGCGCGACCGCCCGGGCCAAACCGTCGCCGCCGTTTTCGGCGATTACGATCCGGCAGACGGCGAGAGCCTGTTGTGGCGGGAATTCATCGATGCCCTGCCCGGCAACCGTATTTTTAATTAA
- a CDS encoding VPLPA-CTERM sorting domain-containing protein yields the protein MNKTYRLTLIAGLMAASGIARADLTNGPDPYAAGKGFDAPHEAAWGGWSRGDTGTLYAEWDTFVDSSYPGTRTAAPDVGSAGASDAYLSWNSGTFAAGSGNLYSFSVIEQFAANIVGSVASGPLRAVLQFETVGTLADYASILLNGIAPTFTSQTFYDSSYPSSFGNVPLEHYLAYWDLPEAAASYQFTFSSAEHSLSLGQVALDIGPNSAPVSGVPLPAAVWMFGAGLMALLGVNRKKGLAV from the coding sequence ATGAACAAAACTTACCGACTGACTTTGATCGCCGGCCTGATGGCCGCATCCGGCATTGCCCGCGCCGACTTGACCAACGGCCCCGACCCTTACGCGGCCGGCAAAGGCTTCGACGCGCCGCACGAAGCGGCCTGGGGCGGCTGGAGCCGCGGCGATACCGGCACCTTGTACGCCGAATGGGACACCTTCGTCGACAGTAGCTATCCGGGAACCCGCACCGCGGCACCCGATGTCGGCAGCGCCGGCGCCAGCGACGCTTATCTGAGCTGGAATTCCGGCACCTTCGCCGCCGGCTCCGGCAATTTGTACAGTTTCAGCGTGATCGAACAGTTTGCCGCCAACATTGTCGGCAGCGTCGCTTCCGGGCCGCTGCGGGCGGTACTGCAGTTCGAGACCGTCGGCACGCTGGCCGACTATGCCAGCATCCTGCTGAACGGTATCGCGCCCACCTTTACCAGCCAGACCTTCTACGACTCCAGCTACCCCAGCTCGTTCGGCAACGTGCCGCTGGAACATTATCTGGCCTATTGGGACTTGCCGGAAGCGGCCGCCAGCTACCAATTCACGTTCAGCAGCGCCGAGCACAGCTTGAGCTTGGGCCAAGTCGCGCTGGATATCGGCCCGAACAGCGCTCCGGTGTCCGGGGTACCGCTGCCGGCCGCCGTCTGGATGTTCGGCGCCGGGCTGATGGCATTGTTGGGCGTAAACCGCAAAAAAGGCTTGGCGGTTTAG
- a CDS encoding TonB-dependent hemoglobin/transferrin/lactoferrin family receptor: MATQPFYLSIAPQRCPDAACSGQPGTCRRALFCALLCWLAGTALAAEPEVVEMPEDLELETVTVKAQADKPAAAPPGTQSTIDEKTIEQRMVRDIKDLIRYEPGVNVGSDPHRFGSTGFTIRGLGGNRVLMQIDGVRLPDSFSIGSFANSTRNAVDMDALKQVDIVRGAGPAAYGGDALGGTVNFVTKDPQDYLQVFGHDYYTGLKLHYNTTDNNFTQTATAAGVLGGWEGLAVFNHSHSNETDNQGGLNTLNGTRTLPSPQDNQGYNLLAKLLYRFSDANLLRLTGEWMHKASDFDALYARDLDISGRFVNSMLTDDSQLRWRLSLDHTLKGLDAPLFDQAYWQFYTQQSATRQITNQDRRSNANGRVLVERIFDFDNRDFGGQLRLDKHFGFAGSEHDLQYGGQISKNSVAQLRDGTLTCLTGKLTAPIGGPTPECRQGLGTVTKEILPDEFPVRDFPLSTVTKAGAYLQDNIALFDRRIELVPGGRWEYYRLLPQSDYLFEKAAADIVPAVKDANAFLPKFGALLHLTDRLTLHGQYAHGFRGPNFSDSNLGFTNAAFGYASVPNLALQPETSVGAEVGLRGQGDAGQFDLTLFRNDYDRFMYDATVCNPLASGDCEYLTFQTVNSPDPIRMQGIEIKGRFFLDWAWPQLAGASLMWSGSYIAGLNLRSGRTDDVVLRKISPMKGVLGLRYDQPSGDWGSELILTLVGPKQRNTAPDDAIYLTSGYGIVDFNAYYNVNRHISLNLGVFNVFDSRYIDWEDVDTQESNPHRNLGPFANADIRDRYSRPGRNLGVTLKIAY; the protein is encoded by the coding sequence ATGGCAACCCAACCGTTTTATTTATCAATTGCTCCGCAGCGCTGCCCCGATGCGGCCTGCTCCGGACAACCCGGCACTTGCCGGCGCGCTCTGTTTTGCGCGCTGCTGTGCTGGCTGGCCGGCACGGCCTTGGCTGCCGAACCCGAGGTGGTTGAAATGCCCGAGGACCTGGAACTTGAAACCGTCACGGTCAAAGCTCAAGCCGACAAACCGGCCGCCGCGCCGCCGGGCACCCAATCGACGATAGACGAAAAAACCATCGAACAACGCATGGTGCGCGACATCAAGGATTTGATTCGTTACGAGCCCGGCGTCAACGTCGGCAGCGACCCGCATCGCTTCGGCTCGACCGGCTTCACCATACGCGGCCTGGGCGGCAACCGGGTGTTGATGCAGATCGACGGCGTACGTTTGCCGGACAGCTTCAGCATCGGCTCGTTCGCCAACTCGACCCGCAACGCGGTGGATATGGACGCCTTGAAACAGGTCGACATCGTCCGCGGCGCCGGCCCGGCCGCTTACGGCGGCGACGCGTTGGGCGGTACCGTCAATTTCGTCACCAAGGACCCGCAAGACTACTTGCAGGTGTTCGGCCACGACTATTACACCGGCCTGAAACTGCATTACAACACGACCGACAACAATTTCACCCAAACCGCAACCGCCGCCGGCGTGCTGGGCGGCTGGGAAGGCCTGGCCGTGTTCAACCACAGCCACAGCAACGAGACCGACAACCAGGGCGGCCTGAATACGCTGAACGGCACCCGCACCCTACCCAGTCCGCAGGATAACCAAGGCTACAACCTGCTGGCCAAATTGCTGTACCGCTTCAGCGACGCCAACTTGTTGCGGCTTACCGGAGAGTGGATGCACAAAGCCTCCGATTTCGATGCGCTTTACGCCCGGGATTTGGACATCAGCGGCCGTTTCGTCAACAGCATGTTGACCGACGACAGCCAATTGCGCTGGCGCCTGTCGCTGGACCATACCTTGAAAGGGCTGGATGCGCCGCTGTTCGATCAAGCCTACTGGCAGTTTTACACGCAACAGTCGGCCACCCGGCAAATAACCAACCAGGACCGCCGTTCCAACGCCAACGGCCGGGTGCTGGTCGAACGGATTTTCGACTTCGACAACCGGGATTTCGGCGGCCAACTGCGGCTGGACAAACATTTCGGCTTTGCCGGTAGCGAACACGATCTGCAATACGGCGGCCAAATCAGCAAAAACAGCGTCGCCCAACTACGCGACGGCACCCTGACTTGCCTGACCGGCAAACTGACCGCACCGATAGGCGGGCCGACGCCGGAATGCCGGCAAGGACTGGGCACCGTCACCAAAGAGATTTTGCCCGACGAATTTCCGGTACGCGATTTTCCGCTCAGTACCGTGACCAAAGCCGGGGCTTACCTGCAAGACAACATCGCCCTGTTCGACCGCCGCATCGAACTGGTACCGGGCGGGCGTTGGGAATATTACCGGCTGCTGCCGCAAAGCGACTACCTGTTCGAAAAAGCGGCGGCCGACATCGTCCCGGCCGTGAAGGACGCCAATGCCTTTTTACCCAAGTTCGGCGCGCTACTGCACCTGACCGACCGACTGACGCTGCACGGCCAATATGCGCACGGTTTCCGCGGTCCGAATTTCAGCGACAGCAATCTGGGTTTCACCAATGCCGCGTTCGGTTACGCCAGCGTGCCGAATCTGGCGTTGCAACCTGAAACCAGCGTCGGCGCCGAAGTCGGCTTGCGCGGACAAGGCGACGCCGGCCAGTTCGACTTGACGTTGTTCCGCAACGACTACGACCGCTTTATGTACGACGCCACCGTGTGCAATCCGCTGGCCAGCGGCGATTGCGAATACCTGACCTTCCAGACCGTCAACAGCCCGGATCCGATCCGGATGCAAGGCATCGAAATCAAAGGCCGGTTTTTCCTGGATTGGGCGTGGCCGCAACTGGCCGGCGCCAGCCTGATGTGGAGCGGCTCGTATATCGCCGGCCTCAACCTGCGCAGCGGCCGCACCGACGACGTCGTCTTGCGCAAAATCAGCCCGATGAAGGGCGTGCTTGGCCTGCGTTACGACCAGCCGAGCGGCGACTGGGGCTCGGAATTGATTCTGACCCTGGTCGGCCCGAAACAGCGCAACACCGCGCCGGACGATGCGATTTATCTGACCAGCGGCTACGGCATCGTCGATTTCAACGCCTATTACAACGTTAACCGCCACATCAGCCTGAATCTGGGCGTGTTCAACGTGTTCGACAGCCGCTATATCGATTGGGAAGACGTGGACACCCAGGAAAGCAATCCGCACCGGAATCTGGGTCCGTTCGCCAATGCCGACATCCGCGACCGCTATTCCCGGCCCGGCCGCAACCTGGGCGTGACGCTGAAAATCGCTTACTGA